Part of the Papio anubis isolate 15944 chromosome 6, Panubis1.0, whole genome shotgun sequence genome, TCATAGGACACTCAGTCCGGCCACCTCTGTGTAGATAAGGAACTGGGTTATCCAGTGAGGAAGGGCGTTACACAGGGCCCTGTGGTGTCAGTGCTGAGCCTGGAGCCCAGGTGTCTCCAACTCCCCAGACTGGAGTTTTCTTCGtatttctcagccttggcactcTGGGTATTTTCTGTTGGGAATTATTTGTGGTGGGAGTTGTCCTATGGTTGTGGGATGACCAAAGCATCCCcagcttctacccactagatgccagtagcactcctTCCCTCCAGGTTtcgacaatcaaaaatgtctcctgaCACTTGCCAGACGTCCCTGGGGAAGGAGGGTGGGCAGAATTGCCTGGTTGAGAGCTACTGCTCTGTGTTGCTCCCTTTTCAGATTTCTTCTCCTAGCCCTACGCTGCCTCATTGCAAAGGCCGGTGACCATCATCATTATACACCAAATAGCCTTGGGCCTCCTTCTGGAAATGCTAGGTGCTCTCTTTCCatcattttctctgtcttcttggaTCTTTGTGAGGCTTTTTTCCTGGTGTTCTCATTTGTAACCCATGTTCCCCAAATCTCTTAGTTGTTTCCAAACTCTCAGAGGCCTGGGAGATGAGGAGGACAGATGTGGAGTAGGGATAGGACGGAACCGGACCTATTCAAGAATTGGGCAATGTGCTGAgaccataaacacacacagacacacgtatCTCATCTGGGACTGTGACATTACTGTCACGGAGAAAGGCAGGAACCCAGTGCTTCCAGTCATCTGCCTCCAGCTGCTTTCCCCTCAGGCCCCCTATTTCATGGCCTTCCTGCCATGGTTCTCCCTGGGGGGCCTTCCAGGTCCCAGACCGGGCAGGCAGGCCTGTAGCACTGACAGACAGGCGGCTGACACCTGGTTTCCACTTTCTGCCCTTCTCTGGTTTCAGGAGCTGTTGGCTAAAGGAAGTGGAGGGGCCGTGGGATGCGGAGAGCCGAGGGCTAACTCTCGGACAGCGGAACGGAGAGAGCTGCCGACAAACAGACGGTATGTCCCTGATGAGGCCTGTGCCCTCAGCCTGGCTCTCTtctggggaggggcaggtgaGGGGGCAGCCAAATGTTCTCTCTCGGTGGGGGCTGGTGAAAAGAGTGGTGGAGGCCACAGGGGTTTGGCCATCAGTGGCCGAGGCCAGAGAGCTCTCTCAGGCTTTGAGATTCCCACTGAGGATCCTGGATTGGATCCCCAAACTCacattttttggttattttttttttttaaactaacatttattcaacatttcctaagtgctttacatcatcttcacaacagccctatgaagTTGGTGCTATtcttagctgggcacagtagctcacacctataatcccagcactttggaaggccaagacagaaggattgcttgagcttgggagtttgagcctgggcaataaagtgaaacCCCGTGTACAAGGAATAGCCAAGCatgtgcagtggcacatgcttgtggtccgagttacacagaaggctgaggcaggaggattacttgagcccgggaggttgaggctgctgtgagccaagagtgcgccactgcactccagcctgggcaacagagcaagaccctgtctcaaaaaagaaaagaaaaaaaaagaaattggtgcTGTTTTACCACTAATTTAGAGTTGAGAAAACTAATGCATAGAGAGTTTTATCTTCTGAGGCCTTCAGAGGAGAGTGGAAAGGAGGGTGGTGGGCTGCTTTGAAGGCTCCCTGCCCCACTCTTAAAACCTAGGTGTCCAGGCCCTAGGCCCTGCTTTTCCCACCCACCTGTTCCCCATTGGACCCATGCCCCACCCTCTGGCACTCCTTTGACCTATGGGGACTGACACACCTAAGGTGTGCCCTTCTAATGACTCCAGTAATGGCCCAGGCTTATCAGCCTATGTGGTGGCCTCAACATATGTCTCCTTTCAccatctttgttttttctcagtCCAGAGTCCTTCTGGCCACATTTCtgagcctccctcctcctcctcctcagcaggTGGAGGAGCCGTCACCTCCCAGAATGACCAGTGCCGCCCCCGCCCCTGCTAAGAAACCCTACCGTAAGGCACCACCAGAGCATCGGGAGCTGCGATTGGAAATTCCTGGATCCCGGCTTGAGCAGGAGGTCAGCAAGACTGGTACCCCAGCCTGACCGGCAGAGGCAAGGCCTCTGAGGCTGAGTGTCTGGCTGACTTCTGCCTGAGCTTCTGGTCCTGAGTTGGGGTGAGAGTGGGCCTTGCTGTTGGAGGCCTGAGGTCTCCTAGCCGCAGCAGTGCAGGTGGGGGCAATGTAGGCTCAAGGGAGACTGTCAGTGAGTATACATCCAAATGTCAGGGAACCCCTGAGTCTTTGTAGCTTAGCATAAATGATCCCATATGATATTCTCCCTGCAAGAGGCAGCCCAGTAGACTGAGGGGTACCTAACCTGCTGGTGGATGGGACTCTGGTCCTCCATAGTGGAATAGAGCCATTCAACCTGTGGCCCCTTTGGGGCATATCAGGAGGCAGTGCTATAGCCACTTCCCACCAGCACAGCTGCTCTTCATTGTCCCCAGGAAGTCCGGCCCTTCCTCCAGCTTTGCTTTGTTtggctaacatttgttgaatacgTACTCCCTGCCAGGAACTGTTAGGTCTGGACTCTGCTCTTCAGGGGCCTCTAGTCAGCTGCAAAACATGGGCTCTCCTCCCCCATTAACCTCACTCACAGGCGGAAATGAAGGCCACAGTGGTTTACCGCCCTTGCAGCCATGTCTCCACCTGGTCGCAGTGCATGGAGCACATTTAAAGAACTTGAGACGCAGCACGTGCTGAGCATCAGGCATACTGTAACCTGCTTTGGTCAGATTCAAGGTAGAAAAGCCATGACTTGCTCATTTCAGTTCAGGGAACATTAAATTAAGATGCCAGCTATTATGCTAGGTGCTACCCAGTGAGCATTACGTCAGTTTTATAAGTGAGGGAACTAAGGCTCTGTGAGGTGAAGGCTGTATAATCAGTATACGGTAGAATAGGGTCAAATCCTGTTGTCAGAGTCAATGGACAAAGGAGGCCACCTACCTCCATTTTCTGCCTGAGACTGCACTTCTGAAGCAGTCAGCTCTATGTAGAATAGGCCCCTTGACGTTTCCCTCTTGCAATAGCGTGGGCCTGCTCTACTTTGTGGTTGGCTGAACTTGACTTTTGAGCCATGACTGCCATAGAGGTTTGGGGAAGATGGGGCAGGAGGTTAAGAGCCAAACAAGACACTTCTTCCCCTTAGTCAGGATTAGCCCTCTTCTCCCATGCACTTGTTCCTCCTGAGCCTCTGCCAGGGCCTGATTCTGCCTTTGTCTTTGTCCCAAGGCTGAGGGCTTTGTCAGAGCTCAGAACTCTTGTGTATAGTTCAGCCTGACTTTTCTGGAAGGTCTCTGCCATACGTGTGTGGAGACAGGGCCCACCAAGAGCCGAGTAAACAGCTGAGAGGCTGTCTCTGCCCCTGGGGAGAGGTAGCTTGGGTGCCAGGACTTACTTGAAAATGACTTTAGGATTAAGGTTGAAGGTTGGAAGAGGTTCTTGAATCTTCTGGTTGGCATGGGAGCAGGTAGTCGAGGCTTGTCCCAGCATTACTGAATTGCTTCCATCTGTTGAGAGCCCTATTGCCCTCTTCTGCTGTGAGAGTCTCTGGGCTTCACACCTGAGCCTTTTCGTGGCTATTTGGAGGGTGAGCCAACCAGGGGGCCAGTGGTCCAGAGCTGAGCCTCAAGCTTCTCTTTTTTGCCTAGGAACCCCTGACTGACGCAGAAAGGATGAAGTGAGTATCTGCTGCCTGAGATGCTGCCTGAGATACTGCCCTGCCTCAACTCTGTCCCTCTTAGCTGCAGGCTAGGCTATCGGTACAGTTGGACTTTCCCGTGGATTAGGTGGAAGTAAAGGTTGGGATGGGTTGTTTTAGGGACTGTGGGAGGAGTTTTGATGTTGTGGATATTTTTTCTGGCAAATGGGATTTTATTGTTCCATGGGCTTCGAGAGAGCATAGAATCAGGAGGTAAATGGCACTGAGGGCCCTGCTGTTCTTGCTAAGGAgcccttccccagctcctggtTCCTGTACCAGCTGCCACCCTTGCAGCCCTTTCTTAGCCACATGAGGCCTCCGGAGAGGAGGGCAGTGCTGGGCTGGATTTCCAAGAGATGAATAATGGAGAAGCCTGATTGTGCAGAGGGGAAACTGGAGCTGGGGGCTTAGTGGCCGACTGACATGGGCTGTAACCAGAGACAGGCTGGGAGTCGTATCCCTACCCCCAATTCTGTCTTTTCGTTCTCCAATAGTGAAGGGAAGCTGGATTGTCCCCTACCatcccctcttcctcccctgaCCCTCCAACCCAGGCTGTGTTCCCAGGGCCAGCAGGCCTATGAAATATGCTGCCTTAGACTCAAGCTCTGGTTGCCTGTCTTCATGTCATCCCTTCCTTCCTGAGCCCACTCTGGAGCTCCAGGCCATGCCCTTTGATCTCTCATACCCCTCTGCCCTTGATCCCACAACACCCTGCCAGGCTCTTGCAGCAGGAGAATGAAGAGCTTCGCCGGCGCCTGGCCTCCGCCACCAGACGCACTGAGGCCCTGGAACGTGAGCTGGAAATCGGGCAGGACtgcctggagctggagctgggccAGAGCCGCGAGGAGCTGGACAAATTTAAGGATAAGTTCCGCAGGTGTGGGAATGaggggatacacacacacacacacacacacactctctctctctctctctctctctctctctctctctcccccccccccttcTTCGGAGGTTAGCTGGAAGATGCCTCAGAGATCATCTGATTCCGATTAGAAAACTGAAGTTGTTGAGGGTGAATGACATGTTTAAGATCCCGGGAGGCTGAACAGGGCCTGAAGAATGGGATCTTGACCCAGGGATGTGCCTTGTGTTATCCCTTTTCAGGCTGCAGAACAGCTACACAGCTTCCCAGCGGACCAACCAGGAGTTGGAGGACAAGCTGCACACACTGGTAAACGGCAACTTGGCGGGCACTGTGCTCACAGCATAGCAGGGGGCCAGGATTTGCCAGGGGAATGCCACTCGGGCTTGGGGGAGATGGTGGGATGGGGCAGTGGTGGGGGTACCGCAGTGTGCTCTGCAAGTCAGGACTGTCTTAATGCTCACactgtttctcttctttcctcgTCTCCCCCTCATGCTGCCACCGTCGCTGCTGCACTCTCCTCTCAGGCCTCTCTTAGCCACAGCTGGATTTTTGCAGTTGCGTCTGAGTTTGTGTGTCTTCTCCCTTGCCCTGGCCTTCTCAGCTGAGATCTGGAATTGCGGGCCCTGGCTATTACCCTGTACCCCTTGAGTATACCCgctcctttctcttccctgtgTGAGGCCCATTTAACAGTCAATGCCTCCCTCCCAGGAGAGAGCTGGGGAGCCTAGCCTGCTCTGCCCTTGGCTCTGGTAGAGGTACTGATTGATGTCTCCACTGAACACCCAAAGCTTCTTGGCTGCAGTGGCAGCAAGCCCAGGCTgtgggcggggaggggaggctgCAGATCCAGTCCCTGAACTGAAGATCAGAAGGCTACTTTTGAGCCTGCAGCTTGCTCCCTGCTCAGCGAGGCACCCTGgctgccaccaagccctgcttcctcttccctctcctagCCTGATGCTGGAAACAGCTGCACACATAGGAGGCTTCAGCCCCCTGGTTTGCAGTTTCTGCCTTTGAGGTACCAGCTGCCTTGCCTGGTGCCCAGAGCCCCTGGAATCTCAGGGGATGGACAGCTCTTATACTGTCTGTGTCCTGGGCCCAGGTGGCAGGAGGTCATGCTAAGAaagcccccaccccacagccaGTCCAGGGAGTGGGAGAGATGCCCAGTCTCCTTCTGTCTGTCCGTCATTTGTCTCTGCTTTGTCCGCCTTGGCTGCCCTAGCACCTGTGGCCTCTTGTGTCTCCAGgatgggaggaggtggagggagaggaagggctgGCTAGGGTGTGGGCTGGGTTAACCTCAAGTCTGTGCCTCAGATCAAGAAGGCTGAGATGGATAGGAAGACGCTGGACTGGGAGATTGTGGAGCTGACCAACAAGCTGCTGGATGCCAAGAACACCATTAACAAGCTGGAAGAGCTCAACGTATGTGCATTTCACTGCTCGGGCCTTCCTCACCTGGGGCTAGCTTTGTTCTGGCCTGGCCCTGCTCCCTTggagagggctgggctgggctctgaACCAGGTCTGTGTCTGTAGGAGCGGTACCGACTGGACTGCAACCTGGCTGTGCAGCTCCTCAAGTGCAACAAGTCCCACTTCCGAAACCACAAGTTTGCTGATGTGAGTAGAACTCACCCCCTCCCCGCCCACATAGACCATTCTGGCCACTGTAGGACTCTTAACTCCAGTTTCTAcacctctctctgtcttcctgttTTTAAGTCCCCTTTCCATTTTGCCCTCCTGCCTCCATGTCACCTATCAAGCCAGTCAACTCTGCCACTGGTTGGTGTCCCATGTCCTGTCTAGGGCCCATCACTAGTTTTGGGGGGGCAGCCCTGTTGGTTTCTataacagagacagagagagaggatcccaggcaggaaggagagggtAGTCAGAGCTATCTGCCCAAAGAGTACTGAGAGAGGATTAGGCCCATCTGATCATGTTACCCCAACGGGTAAACTCTAGACCCCAGAGCTTCAGGCCCAAGGTTGATGTGGCCTGCAGAAGtagagatatttcttcttttttcttttttttctttgtttgagacgaagtcttgctctgttgcccaggctggagtgcagtggcgtgatctcggctcactgcaagctccgcctcccggcttcaagcaattctcctgcttcagcctcccaagtagctggaattacaggcgcccactgccacagccggttaattttttttgtatttttagtagagacggggtttcactgtgttagccaggatggtctccatctccttcctgacctcatgatccacctgccttggcctcccaaagtgctgggattacaggcgtgagccaccgcgcccggcccagaagaGGTATTTCTAAGGCCACTGGTCTATACAGATTCTCCAAACTTAAGTGTGGTTTGGGCAGAAGCTGGGAGATAGAAGTTTGAGAACATGCCGGCCTCAGCAGCAgatctgggtttaaatcctggccAAGTTAATCAAAAGCTTCGAGTTGTCTTCCCCTCTCCGGGCCTGTGTGTCTGTGAAGTGAGGGTATACACACTGGCATGCTCTAAGAACAGGAGATAGTGGAGTGCTGAGCACACAGAGGTACTTAAATGTGGGAGCCATTACTTTCGCCGTGAGTCAAGTTATCTTTAGCTGCGATCATTAATGtctctctttcctgcttttttaCCTCAGCTGCCCTGTGAGCTACAGGACATGGTTCGGAAACATCTGCACAGTGGTCAAGAGGCTGCCAGCCCAGGTCCTGCTCCCAGCCTAGCCCCAGGGGCTGTGGTGCCTACCTCGGTCATTGCCCGAGTGTTAGAGAAGCCGGAGTCTCTACTGCTCAATTCAGCCCAGTCAGGCAGCGCCGGGCGCCCCTTGGCTGAGGATGTCTTTGTGCATGTGGACATGAGCGAGGGTGTCCCAGGTAATCCAGCCAGTCCCCCGGCCCCTGGCAGCCCCACCCCGCAACCCAATGGGGAGTGCCACTCTCTGGATACTGCCAGGGGCTCCCCGGAGGAAGAGCTGCCCCTGCCAGCCTTTGAGAAGCTGAGCCCCTAcccaaccccatctccaccacacCCACTGTATCCTGGCCGCAGGGTAATAGAGTTCTCTGAGGATAAGGTTCGGATCCCCCGCAACAGCCCCCTGCCCAACTGCACTTACGCTACCCGCCAGGCCATTTCACTGAGCCTGGTGGAGGAGGGGAGTGAGCGGGCCCGCCCTAGCCCAGTGCCCAGtacccctgcctcagcccaggCCTCACCCCACCACCAGCCCAGCCCAGCGCCCCCAACACTCAGTGCCCCAGCTAgctctgccagctctgaagaggaCCTGCTGGCCAGCTGGCAGCGGGCATTTGTGGACCGTACTCCGCCACCTGCTGCTGTGGCCCAGCGCACAGCCTTTGGACGCGACGCCCTCCCTGAGCTGCAGCGCCATTTTGCCCATAGCCCCGCTGACAGAGATGAGGTGGTCCAGGCACCTTCTCCCCGACCGGAAGAGAGTGAACTTTTGCTACCCATAGAACCTGACTCTGGCTTtcccagggaggaggaagaagagctgAACCTGCCCATCAGCCCTGAGGAAGAGCGCCAGAGCCTGCTGCCCATTAACAGTGGCACAGAGGAGGGGTCAGGCACTTCCCACActgagggcagggcctggccaCTCCCCAGCTCCAGCCGCCCCCAGCGCAGCCCCAAGAGGATGGGGGTTCACCACCTGCACCGCAAGGACAGCCTCACCCAGGCCCAGGAGCAGGGCAACCTGCTCAACTAGGGCCTCTGGTGGCCTTCCTGCCATTGCTGCACTGGGACTGCAAGGAGGCCCCATACCTTGGCAGCTCAGGGTCCCCAGTCCAAGGCCTTGATCTCTCCCCAATCCATACCTGCACACCTGTTCCCTGTGTGGGTGGGGTCAGGTGGTGGGCCATGCCAGGCCTGTCAGCTGCGTTGACTGACCACGGCAGCTTGCCTCATGGTTTTCCCCTTTTCTTAGAATATTTATTCTCCACAGTAACATGCAGTTGGGTCTCAAGACCTTTTCTCCAATCAGCCCAACCCAGCCCAGACTGGACTGTTCTGGGGAGCTGAGGAGTTTATCAGTATTCATCTTCCATCCTCCTTTCATAGTCAcaagttttgttattttgttttttttggggggtggtggtGTAATTGTTAACTTCATTTCTGTTTCCTACCTGTTTGCTTTCCCCCCCAATCCTCCACATGAGCTGTTGCCCTCTGGGGGCCCGGCACAGCTGGCCTTGGGGACCAGAGAGAGGACTGACTCAGGGCCCCCTCAGctgtctcttccctctctctggaAAGGAGGTGGGGCTCAGGGGCCTCAAGCTGCGCTCTGGGTGAGGCCTGGCCTCTACTCCCAACCTTGGCTCTAGACTGTTACTCCAAGCTTTGGGAAATTTTCACATTGatgactattttaaaatcaaataaaactattttactGGTATGGCCTAACTTGTCTTAATGACCTTCCCGTTCCCACTCTTCTCCCCATTCGTGAGTATTCCCAGTCCTGGTCTCATCCTAGTTGACTAGTGACTCCCCTTGCCCCACTCTACCTAGGGTTTCCCTGGGCACAGAGCATCAGGGAGCGGAAGCGGGGGGTACCTTAACCTTAGCAGGGTCCCTGAGTCTTCCCTCAGAGGCAGGGACCAGATCTTCATGGGGCTTGTGTAAGGTGTTGCCCCAGAAGCCCAGGTCCTAGGCCAGGCCTATTTTGAGAGATTCTGGACCAGTTCACGAAGCCTGGAGCTTGGGCTGTGTGATGCTACTGCCCCCTAGTGGTGCTTACTGGTAGTTCCAATTCCTCCCCTACTGCCGGCCCCCAGTGACTACAGCCACACGCCAGGTTGTGGAGTTCATAAAATCTTTTCCGAGCCAGCGGGTTGCAGCCAGAGCTGCCAAGTTCAAAGGCATTGCCTTGGGTTCAAGTGCCCCCCAAGGCTGTTGCTCAGTTACGGCTTCCAGAGCTTCCTTCCCACCACACTGCCAGGAGCTGCCAGAGCCCCCATGTAGCCCCTGACCCCAGTTCCCTCCCAAGCCCCAGGGCCTGAGCCTGATATCTGGGGCAAGGGGCTTGGACAATAGACAAGTGAAATGGTGTGCAGAGGCCCAGTGGAGAGTCACATCTCGGTCTCAGCCAACAGACTGTCCCCTAGTCCTGACGTCATTAGCACCATCTGAGAGCTGGGATCTGTGGAAGGGCAGAGGGGTGTTCAGACCACCATTCCTTCCTCCACTGGGGACCACAGATAGCTGAAAGCCTAGGTTCTCCACACCCACTCTCCCTTGTCCCGAGCCTCTTCCAGACCTAGCTCTGATCAACCCTCTGGGTTCTTACCACTGGGGCACATCCAGGAGCTGCTGCCCCTCTGGTGGGCAGCAGGCTCCCGCCCTCTCTCCCATTCCTGGGTGTCGCCAGCCCCTCctgccacttcctcctcctcctctccctcagaGAGGAGGTCACAGATCTGTTGCTGCAGCTCTGGGCTAATGCTGTTCTCAGCCAACACCAGGCTCCGCAAAGCTGTGGGGTAATTTTCTACCATGTCCAGCAGGGTCTGAGGTGGGGAAGAATATGGAAAATGATGAACACAGTTAAGGCAGGTCCTCAGACCCCAACCTGCCACCCCTTAGGTATGTCATCAGACACATAAGCTAACCTCCACCCCATCCCCTGGCCGTTCCCAAACATGACAACTTCCCACCTGAGCTGACTGGTTGGTGAGCCCTGTGCCCTCCAAGTCTAGGACCTCTAGCGTACGACTGGAGGCCACAGCTACAGCCAGCATTCCTGCCACATGGTCACCTGGGGAGacaacacacgtgcacacattcacacacatgcctGCTAATCCTTACAGACAGCTTCCCCATTGCCTTAACAACTTAAGATACTAACCCCTGGCCAGGAAACATGGACAATTGGTGGTCAGGAAGGGATCATTGTGATTGGTGAGTGAAGGCATGAAG contains:
- the TJAP1 gene encoding tight junction-associated protein 1 isoform X2, whose translation is MTSAAPAPAKKPYRKAPPEHRELRLEIPGSRLEQEEPLTDAERMKLLQQENEELRRRLASATRRTEALERELEIGQDCLELELGQSREELDKFKDKFRRLQNSYTASQRTNQELEDKLHTLIKKAEMDRKTLDWEIVELTNKLLDAKNTINKLEELNERYRLDCNLAVQLLKCNKSHFRNHKFADLPCELQDMVRKHLHSGQEAASPGPAPSLAPGAVVPTSVIARVLEKPESLLLNSAQSGSAGRPLAEDVFVHVDMSEGVPGNPASPPAPGSPTPQPNGECHSLDTARGSPEEELPLPAFEKLSPYPTPSPPHPLYPGRRVIEFSEDKVRIPRNSPLPNCTYATRQAISLSLVEEGSERARPSPVPSTPASAQASPHHQPSPAPPTLSAPASSASSEEDLLASWQRAFVDRTPPPAAVAQRTAFGRDALPELQRHFAHSPADRDEVVQAPSPRPEESELLLPIEPDSGFPREEEEELNLPISPEEERQSLLPINSGTEEGSGTSHTEGRAWPLPSSSRPQRSPKRMGVHHLHRKDSLTQAQEQGNLLN
- the TJAP1 gene encoding tight junction-associated protein 1 isoform X1 — its product is MTSAAPAPAKKPYRKAPPEHRELRLEIPGSRLEQEEPLTDAERMKLLQQENEELRRRLASATRRTEALERELEIGQDCLELELGQSREELDKFKDKFRRLQNSYTASQRTNQELEDKLHTLASLSHSWIFAIKKAEMDRKTLDWEIVELTNKLLDAKNTINKLEELNERYRLDCNLAVQLLKCNKSHFRNHKFADLPCELQDMVRKHLHSGQEAASPGPAPSLAPGAVVPTSVIARVLEKPESLLLNSAQSGSAGRPLAEDVFVHVDMSEGVPGNPASPPAPGSPTPQPNGECHSLDTARGSPEEELPLPAFEKLSPYPTPSPPHPLYPGRRVIEFSEDKVRIPRNSPLPNCTYATRQAISLSLVEEGSERARPSPVPSTPASAQASPHHQPSPAPPTLSAPASSASSEEDLLASWQRAFVDRTPPPAAVAQRTAFGRDALPELQRHFAHSPADRDEVVQAPSPRPEESELLLPIEPDSGFPREEEEELNLPISPEEERQSLLPINSGTEEGSGTSHTEGRAWPLPSSSRPQRSPKRMGVHHLHRKDSLTQAQEQGNLLN